The following are from one region of the Kwoniella dendrophila CBS 6074 chromosome 6, complete sequence genome:
- a CDS encoding iron sulfur cluster assembly protein 1, mitochondrial, with the protein MMRNALLRSTATAVASSSARPAIRFASRPILVNASRTQLQNGQKRMYHEKVIDHYENPRNVGNLPKGDQDVGTGLVGAPACGDVMKLQIRVGEDGVISEVKFKTFGCGSAIASSSYMTERVKGMTLEQAGAVKNTEIAKELCLPPVKLHCSLLAEDAIKSAIKDYQSKRAKRVSATTTPPTAQSSPSVATA; encoded by the exons ATGATGAGAAACGCTTTACTTCGATCAACAGCTACCGCtgtagcttcttcttcagctagaCCAGCAATTCGATTCGCCTCTAGACCAATCTTAGTAAATGCTTCTAGAACTCAATtacaaaatggtcaaaaacGAATGTATCATGAAAAAGTAATTGATCACTACGAGAACCCAAGAAAT GTTGGTAACCTTCCTAAAGGTGATCAAGATGTCGGAACTGGACTCGTCGGTGCACCAGCATGTGGAGA TGTAATGAAATTACAAATTCgagttggtgaagatggtgtaatTTCAGAAGTTAAATTCAAAACATTTGGTTGTGGATCAGCTattgcttcatcatcatatatgACAGAAAGAGTTAAAGGTATGACTTTAGAACAAGCTGGTGCAGTTAAAAATACAGAAATTGCAAAAGAATTATGTTTACCACCTGTCAAAC TTCATTGCTCTcttttagctgaagatgctatcaaatcagctattaAAGATTATCAAAGTAAACGAGCTAAAAGAGTTTCTGCTACTACC ACACCCCCTACAGCTCAGAGCTCACCATCAGTTGCAACTGCTTAA